Part of the Syntrophales bacterium genome, CATGTGTTCGCACATCCCGAACCGGGGAGAACAGATGGTGCGTTATTACGGATACTACAGCAACGTCTCCCGGGGCAAAAGGCAGAAGGAAGGCATTGACGATGCCGTCCCCTGCATTCTCGAATCACAGGGGGATGAAAAAACCTTCCGGCGGAACTGGGCGCGATTGATTCAGAAAATATACGAAGTCGATCCCCTCATCTGCCCGAAGTGTCAGGGCGCCATGCGGGTCATCGGCAGCATCGAGGATCCATCGGTGATCCGCGCCATTCTCGAACACCTGGGGTTATGGCTGGCAAGAGCCAGGCCGCCGCCAAAAGCTCACGCCCCGTCAATTCGGGAATACGCCGCTTGCGATCTCCAACTTCAAACACACGCTGATACCATATACGGCGACCCCGAATACTCCTGGGATGCCTATATTCATGCATAACGCCTCATCAAAAAAGGCGTGCAGGAGAGGTTTGCCTGGATTGTGCTCATAAATGCCCTCTTGCCGGGTGACTCGACAAAAAAGTGAGACCATTTCCCAAAAGAGCGGCCGCCGATCCACCTTCCTCCTAAAATCGCATCGCCAGCCCCTGTTTTTCGATGCAACACGATGCAAAATACCCCTTGACAAGCAAAAATAGCCCCCCTATACTCCCAACATGAAAAAGGAAATTCTTATCCCAAAGGCAAAGCACAACCTCAATCGGTGTATGAAGTTTTTGAAAAAGATCCAATTCAAATTAAGGAGGGAAAAGCGGCCACTAAAAGGATGTTTGAGGAGGCTCTGGCCAACTACCATTTAAAAAATATTGATGTTTCCCAAAAAATGTTACAGAAATGCCTCAAGCATAATCCCTTAGACATGCCCGCTCAAATTTATTTGGACCGGTGTAAGGCATTCATCCGAACTGGTGTACATGAAAGCACTGGTGAATTAGCTCATGCAGTTAAATGGGATGAAGATTTTAAGTTTGGAGTACCTGAGATTGATGACCAGCATCACGCGCTCTTTTCTCAGTGCAACAAACTGTTGGATGCTCTCCGTACGAATCGTGAAATAGAAGAAGTAAACGAAGCCATCACGTTTCTTGATACATATGTGATCAGCCATTTTCACGACGAAGAGAATTTAATGGAAGAATACAAATATCATTTTACTGATTTTCAGAAATGGCAACACGCTAAATTTTCAGAGTATTTTAATAGTCTCAAACAGGAAATCCGTGAACTTGATGATAGCAACAGGTACTTTATCCTCTTACGAGTTCAGCTTCTTGTTGTGGATTGGTTGGTCAATCATACATTGAAGCTTGATACGCACCTTGGCCGCTTTATAAAAAGAAAGTCACGCTCTATCTCCCGAAATTACCGTTCCGCTTTTTGAAAGGCAGTATTTGACCGTTAGTTTTTACTTTTATCATAATTTTTCGGTTATCGTTGCCCAGCCACTCAGCTTTTCATTGTTCGTCGTATTACAACAAAATGAAAGGAGGATAAGAGACCCAAATCCACCGCCTAAAAAAAGATATGGATATTTGGCTTATCTGAAGGAGCATTTTTTCGGAAATTTCAGAAAAATCTCCGGATATTACGGTAGCCTTATGGAATCATTGCTGATTGGCCATTTTTAAGCGTACCTCTCCCTTGATAGACAATTTTGCTTTCTTTTTTCTTACTTTTCAGCTTATCCA contains:
- a CDS encoding hemerythrin family protein, whose amino-acid sequence is MYEVFEKDPIQIKEGKAATKRMFEEALANYHLKNIDVSQKMLQKCLKHNPLDMPAQIYLDRCKAFIRTGVHESTGELAHAVKWDEDFKFGVPEIDDQHHALFSQCNKLLDALRTNREIEEVNEAITFLDTYVISHFHDEENLMEEYKYHFTDFQKWQHAKFSEYFNSLKQEIRELDDSNRYFILLRVQLLVVDWLVNHTLKLDTHLGRFIKRKSRSISRNYRSAF